Part of the Anoplopoma fimbria isolate UVic2021 breed Golden Eagle Sablefish chromosome 4, Afim_UVic_2022, whole genome shotgun sequence genome, TACTATGTAGTGTGAAACTTTTGTATCATCTTTGAATAAAGTTTGTGATCATGGTCACTTCACATTTCTTGCTTTTAACCCTACATAAAAAGCATATTTGCCATCTTATTGTGATCCAAAGATGTTGGGTTAATGTTGCACTGTAGGGTGCATGAAGAGGAATCAATGACGGAAACCAAGTAAACAAATATTCTACTCTATATACACATGTTGTCCATTCACCCCATTAGAAAACCCCCAATTGACACAATTAGCAGATCTCCTAAAATAGGACAGAACTGCATAATCAGGCCATCAATACCGTTATatcatttccctttttgtttctaGCTCCAGTGACATTTCAGTCAAAGTAAATGCATTTCactcagcaaaaaacaaaatcctctCAAATGCTCTGCTCAATGGCAAAATAAGATGTAATCTGTACGTAAAAAAACACGTGATCCTTCAATATTAAGGCTTTTGCAGTGAAGACATTTCCCCTGCAGTGATAATGATTGGctaaacagtgttttatttacattatctgATTTTGGCACTATATAATCTTTATTGTTAGGCTATTATTTGGATTATTGTAACAAGATTTTAATAGCTTCTATTTATCACTTGAAGCTGACATGTATGATGGGACTGTTGGTCTTTGAGGAATTTGTCACAACCCTACTACCATTGTGATCCAACAGCTGGCCAAATTAACTGACAGTGAAGGGTGCATTGTCTTAAAAAGTCTTGGCGACCATAGAAAAACATACAGTGCCTAGCGCAGAATTTACACCTCACTCTCTTCATCTTGCATAATTAGAAACGCAATATTAACAATGAACTTCATAGCTTTGAGCTATTATTGCTATATAGCCACTATTGTCAGTAAGATGGGCCACATTGTATAAACCTTACACTCCCCAACCCATGTTTCATCAACTGGTCCTGCTTCTTTAATGTGCCATTTTCTTAAATTCCATTATCTCAGGTAAATGTATATGCACTCACTGGTTAATATGGATAAGGTGGCGGTGAATAAGATCCTATCAagtattaaattaattcaactttggacaaaagattttttttttttttaatcctcggCCATGCTCCTTTTATAAGAGCTACACAGCCCACTCCAAAGTGTTCTACATATGTAGCTGATATTTTGTGTTAGATTTCAGCCTAGtatttcaaactttattaaGGTGGATTTAGGATGAGTTTTGAAGGTGCACTGCAAAAATTTTATCTTAAGACAGTCTGTACAATTCAGTAAGCATAACTTAAAACCACCCATGAAATACAGTGCACTACGGTAAAGCACACGCtcaaaatgctaaatatgacATCAATGACCCTTACCTTTCTCTTCTTGTCACCACCCAACTCGAAGTGCTTGCATCTTTTGATGGCCAGCATTCTCTTGGACCTGCAGTTGGGCTCAACACACTCAAGCCTCAGCACAATCTTCTTTGTGGTCTTAGCCTGAAAAGACAAATCATCATTGAGTCcaatttctcacacacacaaactgaaacaatTCATGGCAGATCTAAATCACACCAGACAGAAAAACATACCTTTTTCCTGAAGATGGGCTTGGTCTGTCCACCGTACCCGCTTTGCTTTCTGTCGTATCTCCTCTTACCTGCAGAACAAATACAGCTCAGCTACATTTCATGACAACTATATAGCAATATATACACATCGATGTATAGAAATGAGGGATTAATTACCCTGTGCGTAGAGGGAATCCTTTCCCTTCTTGTACTGGGTAACTTTGTGGGGCTGGTGCTTCTTGCACTTCTTGCAGTATGTCCTGCGGGTCTTCGGGACGTTCAcctgaacaaataaaatgagtcattaatatatatatatacacccaCACAAcacttttactatgtctcttgttttgcactataccctatgctgctgcaatcctgtaaatttccccactgcgggactaaaaggattatcttatatacacacacacacacacatatatatatatacatacatatacacacacacatatatacacacacatacatatatatatacacacacacacacacacatacatatatatacatacatacatacatatacacacatacacacacgcatatatatatacacacatgcatatatatatacacacacacacatatatataaacacacacacagatacatacatacatatatatacaaccATTAAAGAAACTGACCAAATATGTCAAGCTCATCATCTTAACATAAGAATAAAGTAACGATATTGACATTAAAAAGAAAGGTTACTTGTAAAAAGTCACTATGGTTTAATCCGAGGCCTTGTAGCTATTTAACGTGAATTCAGTACAAAATGTGTAAACGTGAAACCCTGCAATAATGACCAAGTAGAAATGACGACACGCTTAACTGTAACTTCACATTTCACgttaattcaattttaaaaaaaagaaaaggccgGTGGAGGTGGAAGTACGCGTTGCAAACACAGCAGGCGCagttaaatgacaataaaacaggTTAAAATGCACACGAGGTGGATAATACTACCATAGTCTAGTGCATCAAAAGACTGTCAACATATGTGGGTTAACTAGACACAGTAATGGTTACTTATTTAGCAAGATTGAGTTAGATTCTGTAAAAAGTGTATCCGTGAGAAAATGTCTTACCATGGCTGCGTCCCGAtgcagaggaaaagagagagcatcAGCCCGGAAGCACTTCTTAATGTAGTCCTTAGAGCTGCTAAgtctgccccctagtggcgGGACATACCAggaggacaacaacaacaactcaacaaaaaggaaaataaatatgtaaatgcagTGTGTTATTCATTTAGTCTTTGTAAAACACAATGAGCAGACTTTATAATATCTGCAGAGTTTATCAGCTTgaagtttgtgtgtttctttgacaCTGAAATTTGCAGATACCTGAATCAGAAAtggctttaaataaaagtgtacTCTATGCACGGCACAAATGGCCTTGTGTAAATGTTTAATCTGCTTGCACTTATCACCAAAACCATCCAGAGGGCTGATATGAAAATGAGcaggaagaaaaaggggaagTTAGCAGAGTCAATTCCTCTCTGTGGGTGGGTTTTAAGCTTCTTGCATCACAGACCAGCACATTTTATGTGTTGGTCTGTGGCAAAGGTTCATGTCACTGCTTCAATCCTCAGCATCTGAAGTTGTCTGTCTGATGCTTTACTTTTTTGGGTGTCTGGGTAAGTAATTAGTAATTTTCTCACTTCAGTGTAAAAGATAAAATCAGCTTTAAgaatgcattttatttgaaagcTTATGGACAAAAGTAGTGGTGAGTAGATTTGTGCGAGCACTGCATTGAAACCCTTCAACTTTTGAGTTTGTATGCTAAATGCAGTGTGTACTCACCACAAACCTACAAATACATCTTACCATAGTCACATCATCTGCTTAAATGCATAGATGTTATATTTGTTTCTGAATGTTTGGTCGACGATGATGGTCTTTAGTGTTTTCTGCTGTACTTTGCATGTTTTTGAAGCCCTTGTATAGACACATCTTGCAGCATTAGTGGTTTGTATTTTCATGTGGTTACCTTTATAATCTATTCATCACACATATCTTGAATCATGTGAGTCAGTAAGCACATTTATACATTAGAATTTAAGAAATTTCCCTAAAATTACCTTCATATACATGCTAGGAATACTAATTCATATTTGTATGCTCTGAAAATTGCCCTCCACAGAACATAGCAATGTTACATTGATCTGGTATCTTAatatgtgtgagagagtattCTTTGTGGTTGGATATATAACCTTTACTACTTGCACTGAACATCCACTTCAGTCTATTTTTCTCTGACcgtctctttctttcattcacGCACGAatgctcatacacacacattttcttgcGTGTGCCACTTATCTTTCAGGAAACGTCAGGAAAGAGAGCAACTTGACAGGTTCCTGTATAAACCAACTCTTTCATGATATGACAGTGTTTGCTGTGTCATACGTAGCAGACATCATGCAACGTGGACATACGTTCATTAGAGTTCATTTGTTAATAAATTTGgcccttttcattttaaaacatgtggCACTGCCTTTGCACGCACCAAGGTAGTGACACATATGGCAATATTTACCAGTTTTAAAGATAATGACTCTTACAGCCACCAAAGCAAGAAAGGgtgaaaatattgataaatTATACAGAATCTTGTGATTAGATGCTTTAGGTGATTTAAACAGCTATTTTAAGGATACACTTTGGGGGATACTTGATTTTTGAGTTGCTGAAAAGTTGCCTTGTGTACAGTTATTAGTGCATTTATTGAGCCCCGTTTTATAACAGATAGTCAAATGGATTGATGTAGTTATAGATTCTCACAACCCATGAACACACAATCAATTGAGAAGATAAGCATTAGAAGGTGAGAAAAAAACTCATCTCTGCAAAGTGTAAAGTTGTTGTTGTGCTCTGCAGAAACAGAGGGGAATTCTGCAGAATCTAAAAGAAGTGACTGTTCTAAATTGTTGTAAATGTTAATGAAGTGGTGAGATACCAGCATACATTACAGGTGTGACATTCTAAATTCTAAATGTGCCTCATGATAACCACATTCGAGAGAATGAGATAAATGATGTCAGGTTTAAGTGCTGCAGGGCTCTGGGTTTCTTCTCCCTTCATGTTGCAGTACAATACTGATGCAACTTCCCTATCAGTTTGTCCGTGTCAGCCACTGTGCGTCAACTccctttaaaaaagacaaaaagaaaatctcctTCTGGTGGCCATGATACAGCGAAGTATTTCAGTCGACTGGCTCCACTGGATCAGAGAGAAAAGGGATGCTACATCAACGTGTTGATCATCCAGGGTGTGCTGACTTCTATACCAAGTTAGCGATGTGAGAAAACATTAGGCCACGAAGAATGAGGAATGAGTAAACAATGTTCCATAGAATGGGGAACACTGCTGTCTGTTTATGACAGCACAAACAAAACCGATAGGTATTATCAGTCTAGAGTGAagaaatgtcacacacacacacatacatttgttAGGAATAAGTAACAGAAGCTTCTCTTGGTATTAAAGTTACAGTTCAGATGATAGAAGGAAGTGCTCACAAGCTGAAAAAAGGCTGAGCTGACGTGCAAACACATCTGACGGAGACAATTAGCAGTTCAGTTGTGTGCCAAAGGGTGAGTTTGAGCTTCTGATCCACCTGACAACATGACACTGTGACTTCCTACCATAGTGCAGTGTGTACTTTTGTAGTATTTTAGAATtatatgttttacttttctgCATCGTTTGTGGTGACTTTCTCCCTCTACTGCCAATTAATTTGGAATAAAACACCCATCTACTGTACGTAGTGAATAATGTTTCATATTGCTAACTTGATTTTCCAAACTgcatgttagggttagggtataTATATAACATCCCCAAGAGTCATGAAAACACGACTGTGTGCTTCAGAGAGAGCAAAGTCATTCTGTCAATGTATAAAGACAGTTAGAATACAATCTCCCAAAACTTTTGGATGCAGCTGAATGtgtttaatatcagaaaaatcTGATAACGCAGCTTGTGTGATGTTGAACGAGATACGGTAGCCGAGGGAACCATATTTGACACATGGGGGAGTTTTGGAATTGAAAAGGATGTCACTGGCAGGAAAAGCAGGGCTTATGCAAACTACAGCTAATCAAACGCTGATACGAGCTCGCATTCATGCTGCATGTCTCTTCATCTCCTTCCACATAGGTGCCATTGCTCTGACTCTATGAATGACCTATATTATGACTATTGACTTCAATACTGTTATATGTTTTTCAAAGTAATTGAAAACGCTGAAGTGTAAGTGCAACATAACCCAAAAGGCTGACTTATAGCGCTAAGCTAAGCACAGTGATAATGTGGGAGTCAGTCACAGCTCTCTCCTGATGTTCAGTGTTGCTTTGCCACAAAGGAAACTGTCAGGTGTTTTGCTACTGTTATGCTTTGAAACACTATTCCCTATTCCTTTTTCCCATGCAGATTAATCCTGACTGAATCATGTCAGACAGTATACTGGAAGAGATCTTCATTAAACGCtctcagcagaagaagaagacctcCCCTTTGAACTACAAGGAGAGATGGTTTGTTCTCAACCAGGAAAAAATAGCCTACTATGATTTTGATTCTGACAAAGGGGTATGTATATGGACCTAcagaaaaactttattgaaataGCATCACATTTGTCTGTCAGTTACCTGACTGTTTCCTCATCTGGTAAGCAGAAGCGAAAAGGTTTGAAAGGATCAGTTGACCTTGAGAAGATCAAATGTGTGGAGATGGTCCAGCCGGAGCCCAATTGCCCTCAAGAGCGCATCTATGCTTTCCAGGTAGACATGTCTGTGAATTTACTTCTTTAACCGACAGGTACTCTTCAGAAACCGCCTCATGGCAGTCACAAAGGTTACAGACAAAGCTTTTTACTTTCACTGGTATgctagtttttctttttggagaTGGAGAGTGTTAACAAGACTTTTCTATAATCCAGTATCAGTCACTTTGGTATAATAATGAAGCATGGGCTATATTTCTTCAGTCAAAAGCTgcacatggaaacacacaggAGGCCAGTGACAAGACACCAAGGTTTCTTCTTGGCAGACAGAAACTGTCCAATCCTCCATAAGTTAATAATGTGAAAGTCCATTGTTAAGAAGTGAAACCATCTCTCACACTTAAATGAACCAGGGGCTTTCAGTGACTGCGCAGGTGTTGCCACTTCACATGTCCCACATGACAAGGTGGCATGAAGAGGAATTAGGCTGCAGTGAATACTATCACACGTTAGCATTTGTATGATTTTCCCTCAGTTTTTGTGTCACTTATCGCAGTATATTCTGATGTCACATGTATTAACTGAGCTAGTAActtaagaaatataaaatcaCACAATGTCTTGAAATGACAgacaactgaaaacaaaacagttgatgagttgttgtttttcattcttgCCACAGATCATTTACGACGAGGGTCCGCTGTACATCTTTGCAAAGAACGAGGATGTCCGGGCTCTG contains:
- the rpl36a gene encoding 60S ribosomal protein L36a; this translates as MVNVPKTRRTYCKKCKKHQPHKVTQYKKGKDSLYAQGKRRYDRKQSGYGGQTKPIFRKKAKTTKKIVLRLECVEPNCRSKRMLAIKRCKHFELGGDKKRKGQVIQF